Within Sporosarcina sp. PTS2304, the genomic segment AGCTGCGCGACTTCAAGCAGCAACCGCTGATCTTGGCTTATAAACTTTACATCACTGCGCATGCCTTCTTCAAATTCATTCGTTTCATGAAAACTATACGGCCAATCAAATACTAATTGCTCCGTAAGTTGTCTCATGCCAGGATTGGCGAGTGAAGCTTGTAAATTCTTTTTGACCGTTGATTCTAAATAAAAGTCAGACGTATAAAATAATGTTTTTGCGCTCATTTCACCGATGTCGGCAGCGAAACTAGCGGATTCACTACCATTAATTAATGCAGTGCGACCTACTTCAAGCGGTAACATGTCTTCCATTACGACCACGGCCATCACTTCATCCAAATGCATAACTTCAGGGACACTACCTGGAATGATTTTCGCATAGTGCTCCATTACTTGTGCTTCGATACGAACGCGATCTAGAGGCAGCGGCATAGATTCTCCAACCACTCTTGCATAGGGAACAGCTTGTTTAAAAATGACGGTTTTTTCACCGCAGCGTAATCGATAGACGTGGTTAATCTTACCGTCGCTTACTTCAATTACATCTACTTCTTCCGACTCTAAAAAAAGCCCAAGATTTTTCACGTATTGAATAATATCTTCAGTCTCCAAAAAACGATACGAATTATATATTTGCTCATTTGTAAATACGCCCATTCGCTGGTCCTCCTCTAGTATAAAAAAGACCTATCCACTGGGGACAGGTCTTTTACAAACAATTGTGTATCTAGTGCAAAGTTGAATCCAGTCATTCTGCTGGTTTCTCTAGTTGTTTATGAAAAGAATGCAAAAAACCTTACTAAACATGTAGAAATTATTACATGATGTTAGCTAGTTGTCAATTAATTTTAAGTATTTCAGTAAATTCGACAAGTGAACAAAGACGTAGCAAAAATATATAAAAGACTGACCGTAAACCATATTATGCATGATTCACTCAGTAATTTATTTTAAATCGAGTTTGACTATGGTTATTGTATGGAGTGACGCTGACTTAGCGTGTCATGCGGCTTACGCTTCCAGACGATACGCTTTCCGGAGGGGACGCGGTGGACCGTCAAGCGCTGCGGGTTACACCTGTCAAATGCAAAGATGTGCTCCTTCTCGCTACGCTTCACTCGCAAAAGCCGTCCTTCGCTACGGCTTTCCCTGAACCTCCCGGAGTCGATCGTCTGTAAGCGCGAGCCTTACTTAGTGTAGGCAAAACAGTTTGATCACTCTTTGTATGTGGTGAAAAATACGTGGGCTTGTCTGCTACTTCATGTTCGTTTATTGGATGGAGTGAAGCTGACTTGGAGTGTCTTGCGGCTTGCGCTTCCAGACGATACGCTTTCCGGAGGGGACGCGGTGGACCGTCAAGCGCTACGAGTTACACCTGTCGTCCTGATCCTCCCGGAGTCGATCGTCTTCCAGCTTCAGCCGAAACTTAGCGTGTGCAAGACAGGTTGATCACTCTTTGTATGTGGTGAAAGACCAACATCAGCTACTATGACTATTTCGATGGACTGAGTGGAACAAGCAATGACTCTATATGTATTCAATCAGGCAATCCAAAGCTTTATCTACACTGTTCAGGAAGTAGAGCTTACCATACTCTATTTCTGGACGAACACAAACTGACTTACGAACACAAACTCAAGGATTCTCCCGGAAGAACCGGCGACTCCT encodes:
- the mtnK gene encoding S-methyl-5-thioribose kinase, whose product is MGVFTNEQIYNSYRFLETEDIIQYVKNLGLFLESEEVDVIEVSDGKINHVYRLRCGEKTVIFKQAVPYARVVGESMPLPLDRVRIEAQVMEHYAKIIPGSVPEVMHLDEVMAVVVMEDMLPLEVGRTALINGSESASFAADIGEMSAKTLFYTSDFYLESTVKKNLQASLANPGMRQLTEQLVFDWPYSFHETNEFEEGMRSDVKFISQDQRLLLEVAQLKHTFMTKSDALIHGDLHSGAIFVGDDRTVIFDTEFALFGPFGFDLGQFIANLLLNGLAFPAYKEKRFEQANEAWYAFAETFANLWHTESKERYTKVDGFHTIIMEELFEDLIGFAGCELVRRAISIAQIPDMNVETDEALRMAARKNVLALGKHLIMERKNIHSLEQLRHWFQATNY